From Spartinivicinus ruber, the proteins below share one genomic window:
- a CDS encoding AEC family transporter: MNTIIEALIPICFAIASGYIIKHLANIHTSVWSGIEKVTYYLLAPAILIDTITRHSLAELPWPTIVMVTNTTIFACCLLLAFWLLFDKSLSKPTFTSVFQGGIRFNTFIALAITNALFGDKGLIVGALVAVTMIVLINILCVAIFCLLIKSDSSTSPSLIAQLTRNPLIIACLVGLLINILNIQPPKAIADSISLLGRAAFPIGLMAVGAGLELKRLFSDWKPSLLASFVQFAFKPVAAVFIISYFSLTPITATVIIIFFSVPTAPSSYILSRQMGGDHQSMASIITTQTLLSFITMPVSLWMTNQFFVFNSSL, translated from the coding sequence ATGAATACAATTATTGAAGCACTAATCCCTATCTGTTTTGCCATTGCCAGTGGCTATATCATCAAACATTTAGCAAACATCCACACAAGTGTATGGTCTGGTATCGAAAAGGTCACTTACTACCTGCTCGCACCTGCTATTCTTATCGATACTATTACTCGACATTCTTTAGCAGAGTTACCATGGCCAACCATTGTTATGGTAACAAACACTACAATTTTTGCCTGTTGTCTCTTGTTGGCCTTTTGGTTACTGTTTGACAAATCCTTATCAAAACCAACATTTACTTCTGTTTTTCAAGGGGGAATTCGGTTTAATACTTTTATAGCTCTGGCGATTACCAATGCTCTATTTGGCGACAAAGGATTAATCGTTGGCGCCTTAGTGGCTGTCACAATGATTGTTCTTATTAATATTTTATGTGTGGCTATTTTTTGTTTATTAATTAAAAGTGATAGCAGCACCTCACCTTCTCTTATCGCTCAACTTACTAGAAACCCATTAATTATTGCTTGCTTGGTGGGCTTATTGATCAATATCCTCAATATTCAACCACCAAAAGCTATAGCGGATTCTATTTCATTATTAGGTCGTGCTGCATTTCCCATTGGGCTAATGGCCGTGGGTGCAGGATTAGAACTAAAACGGTTATTTAGTGACTGGAAACCATCTTTATTAGCTTCTTTTGTACAGTTTGCCTTTAAGCCTGTTGCTGCAGTATTTATTATCAGCTATTTTTCACTAACACCTATAACTGCAACCGTAATCATAATCTTTTTTAGTGTCCCAACAGCCCCCTCTTCTTATATTTTATCACGGCAAATGGGAGGAGATCATCAATCAATGGCATCTATTATCACCACACAAACGTTATTATCATTTATAACAATGCCGGTATCATTATGGATGACAAATCAATTTTTTGTGTTTAACAGCAGCTTATAA
- a CDS encoding type 2 periplasmic-binding domain-containing protein: protein MAFDNMFYWLRGWSLLFLTFICLLVYGEKKSVVIHVDDSYKPYSYKLKQQAEGVYIEVLKTVFNNMKGFQVKMVPVAWQRGKQMMEKGQGFGLAPVFFHGHDWPYLYPYSIHFYEEKILAVCQEEVMDKERTLWPDDFIGLHINNIVGFDGWGGSRFREFIQQGKIKYGEVRGIENVILMTGLGRGDCFLAEESSYDVIYAKLVKSRQFDVGVRYVNLVKGPVVGLDPVYIGYSQVAIDQGKYPFYKEFMKSFDVELYKLKKSGMVKKIMQEELLKH, encoded by the coding sequence ATGGCATTTGATAACATGTTTTACTGGCTTCGTGGGTGGTCATTGTTATTTTTAACATTTATTTGTCTATTAGTTTATGGAGAAAAAAAATCCGTAGTTATTCATGTGGATGATAGCTATAAGCCCTATTCTTACAAACTGAAGCAACAAGCAGAAGGTGTTTATATTGAGGTTTTAAAAACCGTTTTTAATAACATGAAAGGTTTTCAAGTTAAAATGGTCCCTGTTGCTTGGCAGCGTGGTAAGCAAATGATGGAAAAAGGGCAAGGTTTTGGTTTGGCACCTGTTTTTTTTCATGGTCATGATTGGCCTTATTTATATCCTTACTCGATCCATTTTTATGAAGAAAAAATATTAGCTGTCTGTCAAGAAGAAGTGATGGATAAGGAGAGAACACTTTGGCCTGATGATTTCATCGGCTTACATATCAATAATATTGTAGGCTTTGATGGTTGGGGTGGGAGCCGCTTTAGAGAGTTTATTCAGCAAGGTAAAATTAAGTATGGCGAGGTGAGAGGTATTGAAAATGTTATTCTTATGACCGGGTTGGGAAGAGGGGATTGCTTTCTAGCAGAAGAATCTTCATACGATGTAATTTATGCTAAGTTAGTAAAATCGAGGCAATTTGATGTAGGTGTAAGGTATGTAAACTTGGTGAAAGGACCGGTGGTTGGACTTGATCCAGTTTATATTGGCTACTCGCAAGTGGCAATTGATCAAGGTAAATATCCTTTTTATAAAGAATTTATGAAAAGTTTTGATGTTGAACTATATAAGCTTAAGAAAAGTGGAATGGTTAAAAAAATTATGCAAGAGGAATTATTAAAACATTGA
- a CDS encoding gamma-glutamylcyclotransferase family protein: MLYFAYGSNMSVLRLQQRIGAVNLVDIGRLTRYQLRFHKCGMDGSGKCDAYYTGSSDDSVWGVIYQLEPDHKKQLDKIEGLGKGYLDKIINIINHQGDTYKAFLYYATKIDSSLQPFSWYKTHVVYGAKSIGLPSHYIQMLESVNTIEDPDISRVKQEMLIYS, encoded by the coding sequence GTGCTGTATTTTGCTTACGGTTCAAATATGTCTGTGCTGCGCTTGCAACAGCGTATTGGTGCGGTCAACCTGGTTGATATCGGTAGGTTGACACGCTATCAGCTGCGATTTCACAAGTGTGGTATGGATGGATCGGGTAAATGTGATGCTTATTATACAGGGAGTAGTGATGATTCTGTTTGGGGAGTCATTTATCAGCTGGAGCCGGATCATAAAAAGCAGCTCGATAAAATTGAAGGACTTGGTAAAGGGTATTTAGACAAAATCATTAATATTATTAATCACCAAGGTGATACTTACAAAGCTTTTTTATATTACGCTACGAAAATAGATAGTTCTTTACAACCATTTAGCTGGTATAAAACCCACGTTGTATATGGTGCAAAATCCATAGGACTACCTAGTCACTATATTCAAATGTTAGAGTCAGTAAACACAATAGAAGATCCTGATATTTCGCGAGTAAAGCAAGAAATGTTAATTTACAGTTAA
- a CDS encoding DUF2058 domain-containing protein, whose product MSKSLQDQLLNAGLVDKKKANQIKKSQHKQKKTKQKSKEATIDETKLSAQQAIEEKAERDRQLNLERKAEAEKKAIAAQIKQLIELNKVAKGDGDIGYNFTDDKKIKKIYVTEQIQVDLSKGRLAIVKLSEGYELIPKGIAEKIKLRDESCVVYSADNTQQGIDEDDPYADYQIPDDLMW is encoded by the coding sequence ATGAGCAAGTCATTACAAGATCAGTTACTCAATGCGGGGTTGGTGGATAAGAAAAAGGCAAATCAAATAAAGAAAAGCCAACATAAGCAGAAAAAAACCAAGCAAAAAAGCAAAGAAGCAACGATTGATGAAACTAAGCTGAGTGCTCAGCAGGCTATAGAAGAAAAAGCTGAGCGGGATAGACAGCTAAACTTAGAGCGCAAGGCTGAAGCAGAAAAAAAGGCTATTGCTGCACAGATTAAGCAGCTAATTGAGCTAAATAAAGTTGCTAAGGGTGATGGTGATATCGGATACAATTTCACCGACGATAAAAAAATTAAAAAAATCTATGTAACAGAACAGATACAAGTTGATCTTAGTAAAGGCCGACTAGCAATTGTTAAACTAAGTGAAGGCTATGAATTGATACCAAAAGGTATAGCAGAAAAAATTAAATTGAGAGATGAGTCATGTGTTGTGTATAGTGCTGACAATACGCAACAAGGGATTGATGAAGATGACCCATATGCCGATTATCAAATTCCTGATGATCTGATGTGGTAA
- a CDS encoding cupin domain-containing protein yields MLYKAEDIIKLLRLEPHPFESGYYRRTYESNNRIVESTQVGSSRRLCTSIFYLLTKDYPVNILHRNKSDIIHYFHLGGAIRYTTVTEQGVLRQQLLGANLDQGYQLQMVVPGGVWKAAELCEGDYGLISEVVTPGFEYADNEIASKAHIQSFNSEVRAVLEPLVR; encoded by the coding sequence ATGTTATATAAAGCTGAAGATATTATAAAGTTGTTAAGGTTAGAGCCTCACCCATTTGAATCTGGCTATTATCGTCGAACTTATGAGTCGAATAATCGGATTGTAGAGAGTACCCAAGTAGGTAGTAGTAGACGGCTGTGTACTTCAATCTTTTACCTATTAACTAAAGATTATCCAGTAAATATCTTGCACCGTAATAAGTCGGATATTATTCATTACTTTCACTTGGGGGGAGCAATAAGGTATACAACTGTAACTGAACAGGGGGTACTACGGCAGCAGTTGCTAGGGGCAAACCTTGATCAGGGGTATCAGTTGCAAATGGTGGTACCTGGTGGGGTATGGAAAGCGGCAGAATTGTGTGAAGGTGATTATGGATTAATCAGTGAAGTGGTTACACCTGGTTTTGAGTATGCTGATAATGAAATAGCATCTAAAGCCCATATTCAGTCATTTAATAGTGAGGTAAGGGCTGTATTAGAACCATTAGTAAGGTAA
- a CDS encoding HAD family hydrolase — protein MTSQFAHILFDWGNTLMVDNPDMQGPMMAWPELSVVEGAIETLIMLNKKGICCHLATNAKNSNEEQIRSALSRVDINQYIQRVFCYTTIGHAKPSQAFFDAIAFSLGCTKSELLMIGDNLDNDVKGALACGLSAIWFNPAKLPTPTGVNDIYRLTELFDIFFVNDV, from the coding sequence ATGACGAGTCAATTTGCACACATTTTGTTTGACTGGGGTAACACCTTGATGGTGGATAATCCTGATATGCAAGGACCAATGATGGCATGGCCGGAATTATCAGTAGTAGAGGGAGCGATAGAGACCTTAATTATGTTAAATAAGAAAGGTATTTGTTGTCATTTGGCTACCAATGCTAAAAACTCAAATGAAGAACAAATTCGTTCTGCTTTGTCGAGAGTAGATATAAATCAATATATTCAGAGAGTTTTTTGTTATACAACAATTGGCCACGCTAAACCTTCACAAGCATTTTTTGATGCCATTGCCTTTTCACTTGGTTGTACCAAAAGTGAGCTGTTGATGATTGGTGATAACCTTGATAATGACGTGAAGGGAGCGTTGGCTTGTGGTTTATCTGCTATCTGGTTTAATCCTGCGAAGTTGCCTACACCGACAGGAGTAAACGACATTTACAGGTTAACGGAACTGTTTGATATTTTCTTTGTAAATGACGTTTAG
- a CDS encoding polysaccharide deacetylase family protein: MKASKYHPTSIQIIIFFLLLFATLWNTVSAQGKVIAIVSVDWEGRTLETENLQAMQAFREDYPHVGLLQFLNTAYYTKPNANHQAITQAIRSVLKPNDEHGLHIHAWRSLVEAAGVNFRTEPNWSYPGPITLNNCHLTGDCGHNVPISAYTYYELRDLIQFSSLTLLNAGFDYPISFRAGGWMAAPHVINALSAEGFQFDSSAAAPILLKGRRWSDRLYNWLNELWGNINTVSQPYFIGPSEAPLWELPDNGILADYITGKEMLTVLKRNVKKWRQNPDKNVYISIGFHQESASKYINRIRDAVDLFEAYTTANNIPFEWAKLPLNPNNF; the protein is encoded by the coding sequence ATGAAAGCAAGTAAATACCACCCTACATCAATTCAAATTATCATATTTTTTCTTCTTTTATTCGCAACTCTATGGAATACGGTAAGCGCACAAGGAAAAGTAATAGCAATTGTTAGTGTTGATTGGGAAGGCAGGACCTTAGAAACCGAAAATTTACAAGCGATGCAAGCATTTCGTGAAGATTACCCCCATGTGGGTCTCTTACAGTTTTTAAATACTGCTTACTATACGAAACCCAATGCTAATCACCAAGCTATTACTCAAGCTATCCGCTCAGTCTTAAAGCCTAATGATGAACACGGCTTACATATCCATGCTTGGCGTTCTTTAGTTGAAGCAGCAGGCGTCAACTTTCGTACAGAACCCAACTGGTCATATCCAGGGCCTATCACTCTAAACAATTGTCATCTAACAGGTGATTGCGGCCATAATGTTCCTATCAGTGCCTACACCTATTACGAGTTACGTGATCTCATCCAATTTAGCAGCCTCACTTTGCTTAATGCAGGTTTTGATTATCCTATCAGTTTTCGTGCAGGTGGGTGGATGGCTGCCCCTCATGTCATCAATGCACTGTCAGCAGAAGGCTTTCAATTTGATTCCTCAGCAGCAGCCCCCATTCTGTTAAAAGGAAGACGGTGGTCTGACCGTTTATACAACTGGTTAAATGAACTGTGGGGAAATATCAATACAGTTTCACAGCCATATTTCATTGGTCCTAGTGAGGCTCCTTTGTGGGAGCTGCCTGATAACGGGATATTGGCAGACTATATCACAGGTAAAGAAATGCTTACTGTTTTAAAACGTAATGTGAAAAAGTGGCGTCAAAACCCAGATAAAAACGTTTATATTTCTATTGGCTTCCATCAAGAATCTGCCTCTAAATACATTAATCGTATCCGCGATGCAGTGGACCTGTTTGAAGCTTATACAACAGCGAATAATATCCCCTTTGAATGGGCAAAACTTCCTTTAAATCCAAATAATTTTTAG